Proteins co-encoded in one Gossypium arboreum isolate Shixiya-1 chromosome 11, ASM2569848v2, whole genome shotgun sequence genomic window:
- the LOC108470701 gene encoding uncharacterized protein LOC108470701, with amino-acid sequence MKLLCLYSSVSPVLPLPATGLDFNGQIFSKLTVRAPGRRFSSRLTVNSRGRTGEDPLPPILSSSSAYAVLGVDPNCSAAELKAAFRAKVKQYHPDVNKDGGDSDTMIRCVIEAYEMLSDYSRSEIIERECLDPFDSPESEAFDVFVNEVLCVGKGCPYSCVKRAPHAFSYDPSTGTARATSQGHGEDYRVQLAVGQCPRNCIHFVTPSQRIILEELLDSILNVPFDISAEADLLYSLIVKAKFENNRYQKPKKQPKTSTKNVDWF; translated from the exons ATGAAATTATTGTGTCTGTACAGTTCAGTCTCTCCAGTTCTGCCACTTCCGGCAACCGGTTTAGATTTCAACGGCCAAATTTTCTCTAAACTTACGGTAAGAGCCCCAGGTCGTCGTTTCTCTTCCCGGCTGACAGTTAATTCCAGAGGTAGAACCGGAGAGGATCCTCTTCCTCCGATTCTCTCTAGTTCCTCCGCTTACGCCGTCCTCGGCGTTGATCCTAACTGCTCTGCCGCCGAGCTCAAAGCTGCTTTCCGCgccaaa gtTAAGCAGTATCATCCTGATGTCAACAAAGATGGAGGAGATTCTGATACTATGATCCGCTGTGTAATCGAGGCCTATGAg ATGTTATCCGATTACAGCCGATCCGAGATCATTGAGAG GGAATGCTTAGATCCCTTCGACAGCCCCGAAAGTGAAGCATTTGATGTTTTTGTTAACGAAGTTCTCTGCGTTGGCAAAG GTTGCCCATATTCATGTGTAAAGAGAGCCCCTCATGCATTCTCCTACGATCCTTCGACTGGAACAGCACGTGCAACTTCTCAAG GACATGGTGAAGATTATCGAGTTCAGCTTGCAGTTGGTCAGTGTCCGAGAAATTGCATCCATTTTGTGACCCCTTCACAAAGAATCATTCTGGAGGAGTTACTTGATAG CATCTTGAACGTGCCTTTCGACATTTCAGCAGAAGCAGACTTGCTTTATTCTCTTATAGTTAAAGCCAAGTTCGAAAATAATAGGTACCAAAAGCCGAAGAAGCAACCGAAAACTTCCACCAAAAATGTTGATTGGTTTTGA
- the LOC108473723 gene encoding mannosylglycoprotein endo-beta-mannosidase-like isoform X2, protein MVLPKGMFRRHSLEVTDILNPDGENLLAVLVHPPDHPGRIPPEGGQGGDHEIGKDVATQYVEGWDWIAPVRDRNTGIWDEVSISVTGPVNIIDPHLVSSFFDQYTRAYLHATTELENRSAWVADCSLNIQVATELEGSVCLIEYLQTQHVSVPPGARIQYTFPKLSFYKPNLWWPNGLGKQSLYNVSITVDVKGYGESDTWGHLFGFRKIESHIDSATGGRLFKVNGQPIFIRGGNWILSDCLLRLSKERYKTDIKFHADMNLNMIRCWGGGLAERPDFYHYCDVYGLLVWQEFWITGDVDGRGIPVSNPDGPLDHDLFMLCARDTVKLLRNHPSLTLWVGGNEQVPPDDINTALKNDLKLHPLFESHSGNALSIEEEDPSQYLDGTRVYIQGSMWDGFANGKGDFTDGPYEIQNPEDFFKDNFYNYGFNPEVGSVGMPVSATIRATMPPKGWQIPLFKKLTNGYTEEVPNPIWEYHKYIPYSKPGKVHDRIELYGIPKDLDDFCLKAQLVNYVQYRALLEGWNSRMWSKYTGVLIWKTQNPWSGLRGQFYDYLLDQTAGFYGCRCAAEPIHVQLNLATYFIEVVNTTSEELSNVAVEASVWDLEGACPSYNVFDKLSLPPKKVMSISELNYPKSENPKPVYFLLLKLYNMSNNSIISRNFYWLYLPGGDYKLLEPYRNKRIPLQITSKTSHKDSSYEIEMNVQNKSEKPDPKILTYKNNFANRHEDGEFDMASLEPVHNKTEEKQKAGLFQRLYRQFPRETDGSKISEIKGSDVGVAFFLKFSVHALKTDNKGGDDTRILPVHYSDNYFSLVPGEEMSIKMSFEVPQGVTPRVTLEGWNYQSEVPTVI, encoded by the exons ATGGTTCTCCCGAAAGGGATGTTTCGACGACATTCCCTTGAAGTAACTGATATCCTAAATCCTGATGGTGAAAACTTGCTGGCTGTTCTTGTTCACCCACCAGACCATCCAGGGAGAATTCCCCCTGAGGGTGGGCAAGGTGGGGATCATGAG ATTGGAAAAGATGTTGCCACACAATATGTTGAGGGTTGGGATTGGATAGCTCCAGTGAG GGATAGGAACACTGGTATTTGGGATGAAGTATCAATATCTGTTACTGGG CCGGTAAATATAATTGATCCGCACTTGGTTTCATCATTTTTTGACCAATACACAAGGGCATACTTGCATGCAACAACTGAATTGGAAAACAGAAGTGCTTGGGTTGCTGACTGTTCCTTGAATATCCAAGTAGCAACAGAACTTGAAGGAAGTGTTTGCTTAATTGAGTATCTTCAGACTCAACATGTTTCAGTTCCTCCAGGAGCACGTATCCAGTATACATTTCCTAAG CTTTCCTTCTACAAGCCCAATTTATGGTGGCCAAATGGCTTGGGAAAGCAATCCCTGTATAATGTCAGTATTACTGTTGATGTCAAGGGATATGGAGAGTCTGATACGTGGGGCCATCTATTTGGTTTTCGCAAGATCGAGTCTCACATAGATAGTGCTACTGGAGGGAG ATTGTTCAAGGTAAATGGGCAGCCTATTTTTATCCGTGGTGGTAACTGGATATTGTCAGACTGTTTGCTACGCCTTTCTAAGGAGCGTTACAAAACAGACATAAAATTTCATGCAGATATGAATCTGAACATGATTCGTTGTTGGGGAGGTGGGTTGGCTGAGAGGCCTGATTTTTATCATTATTGTGATGTTTATGGTCTGCTG GTATGGCAGGAGTTTTGGATTACGGGTGATGTTGATGGAAGAGGTATCCCAGTATCAAATCCTGATGGCCCACTTGACCATGATCTTTTTATGCTATGTGCCAGAGATACAGTCAAGCTTTTAAGGAATCATCCTAGTCTCACTCTTTGGGTTGGTGGAAATGAGcaagttccaccagatgacatcaACACAGCTTTAAAGAATGACCTGAAACTACATCCATTGTTTGAGAGCCACAGTGGAAATGCATTGTCCATTGAAGAAGAGGACCCTAGCCAATATCTGGATGGCACACGTGTTTACATCCAAGGATCCATGTGGGATGGCTTTGCTAATGGAAAGGGAGACTTCACTGATGGCCCCTATGAAATCCAAAATCCTGAAGACTTCTTTAAGGATAACTTTTACAATTATGGTTTTAACCCCGAGGTTGGTTCTGTAGGAATGCCAGTTTCAGCTACTATCAGAGCAACCATGCCTCCAAAGGGGTGGCAAATTCCATTGTTTAAGAAGCTTACCAATGGTTACACCGAAGAAGTTCCAAATCCCATTTGGGAATACCATAAATACATTCCGTATTCGAAACCAGGAAAGGTTCATGACCGGATAGAACTGTATGGGATCCCAAAAGATCTGGATGATTTTTGCTTGAAG GCTCAACTCGTTAACTACGTCCAGTATAGAGCTCTATTAGAGGGATGGAATTCCCGAATGTGGAGCAAATACACTGGGGTTTTGATTTGGAAGACACAGAATCCATGGTCTGGTCTTCGAGGTCAGTTTTATGATTACCTCCTAGACCAGACAGCAGGTTTTTATGGTTGTCGCTGCGCTGCAGAGCCAATTCATGTTCAGCTAAATCTTGCCACATATTTTATAGAG GTTGTAAACACTACATCAGAGGAATTGTCGAATGTTGCCGTAGAAGCATCAGTGTGGGATCTTGAAGGTGCTTGTCCGAGTTATAATGTTTTCGATAAGCTTTCCTTGCCACCGAAGAAAGTAATGTCAATTAGTGAGTTGAACTATCCAAAGTCCGAAAACCCAAAGCCAGTGTACTTTCTGCTTCTCAAACTCTACAACATGTCAAATAATAGCATTATATCCCGAAACTTTTACTGGCTGTATCTTCCTGGTGGAGATTACAAGCTGCTGGAACCATACCGGAACAAGCGAATTCCTCTTCAGATAACATCAAAGACATCTCACAAGGACTCATcttatgaaattgaaatgaacGTACAAAACAAATCCGAGAAGCCTGATCCCAAAATTTTAACCTACAAGAACAATTTTGCTAACAGACATGAAGATGGTGAATTCGATATGGCTTCTCTTGAACCTGTTCATAACAAAACTGAAGAGAAACAGAAGGCTGGTTTATTTCAGAGACTTTACAGACAATTTCCCAGGGAAACTGATGGCTCGAAGATTTCAGAGATAAAGGGATCTGATGTTGGAGTTGCGTTCTTCCTTAAATTTTCCGTTCATGCTTTGAAGACAGATAACAAGGGAGGAGACGACACTAGAATACTCCCAGTCCATTACTCGGATAACTATTTTTCACTAGTTCCTGGTGAGGAGATGTCGATTAAGATGTCATTCGAGGTCCCTCAAGGCGTCACCCCAAGAGTAACACTTGAAGGCTGGAACTACCAATCTGAAGTGCCCACTGTTATTTGA
- the LOC108473723 gene encoding mannosylglycoprotein endo-beta-mannosidase-like isoform X1, whose amino-acid sequence MAEIGKALLESGWLAARSTEVELTGSQLTTTHPPTGPNSPWMEAVVPGTVLATLVKNKVVADPFYGLENEMIIDIADSGREYYTFWFFTKFQCTLSGAQHLDLNFRAINYSAEVYLNGHKMVLPKGMFRRHSLEVTDILNPDGENLLAVLVHPPDHPGRIPPEGGQGGDHEIGKDVATQYVEGWDWIAPVRDRNTGIWDEVSISVTGPVNIIDPHLVSSFFDQYTRAYLHATTELENRSAWVADCSLNIQVATELEGSVCLIEYLQTQHVSVPPGARIQYTFPKLSFYKPNLWWPNGLGKQSLYNVSITVDVKGYGESDTWGHLFGFRKIESHIDSATGGRLFKVNGQPIFIRGGNWILSDCLLRLSKERYKTDIKFHADMNLNMIRCWGGGLAERPDFYHYCDVYGLLVWQEFWITGDVDGRGIPVSNPDGPLDHDLFMLCARDTVKLLRNHPSLTLWVGGNEQVPPDDINTALKNDLKLHPLFESHSGNALSIEEEDPSQYLDGTRVYIQGSMWDGFANGKGDFTDGPYEIQNPEDFFKDNFYNYGFNPEVGSVGMPVSATIRATMPPKGWQIPLFKKLTNGYTEEVPNPIWEYHKYIPYSKPGKVHDRIELYGIPKDLDDFCLKAQLVNYVQYRALLEGWNSRMWSKYTGVLIWKTQNPWSGLRGQFYDYLLDQTAGFYGCRCAAEPIHVQLNLATYFIEVVNTTSEELSNVAVEASVWDLEGACPSYNVFDKLSLPPKKVMSISELNYPKSENPKPVYFLLLKLYNMSNNSIISRNFYWLYLPGGDYKLLEPYRNKRIPLQITSKTSHKDSSYEIEMNVQNKSEKPDPKILTYKNNFANRHEDGEFDMASLEPVHNKTEEKQKAGLFQRLYRQFPRETDGSKISEIKGSDVGVAFFLKFSVHALKTDNKGGDDTRILPVHYSDNYFSLVPGEEMSIKMSFEVPQGVTPRVTLEGWNYQSEVPTVI is encoded by the exons ATGGCGGAGATAGGAAAAGCTCTGCTTGAATCGGGATGGCTGGCTGCGAGATCCACCGAGGTTGAACTCACTGGATCTCAGCTCACAACTACCCATCCTCCGACTGGCCCAAACTCTCCTTGGATGGAAGCTGTCGTTCCCGGAAC TGTTCTGGCGACTCTAGTAAAGAACAAAGTTGTCGCTGATCCTTTCTATGGTTTGGAGAATGAGATGATCATTGATATAGCTGATTCTGGAAGGGAATACTACACGTTCTGGTTTTTCACAAAATTCCAGTGTACGCTG TCAGGAGCTCAGCATTTAGATCTGAATTTTCGTGCAATCAATTACTCTGCAGAGGTGTACTTAAATGGCCACAAAATGGTTCTCCCGAAAGGGATGTTTCGACGACATTCCCTTGAAGTAACTGATATCCTAAATCCTGATGGTGAAAACTTGCTGGCTGTTCTTGTTCACCCACCAGACCATCCAGGGAGAATTCCCCCTGAGGGTGGGCAAGGTGGGGATCATGAG ATTGGAAAAGATGTTGCCACACAATATGTTGAGGGTTGGGATTGGATAGCTCCAGTGAG GGATAGGAACACTGGTATTTGGGATGAAGTATCAATATCTGTTACTGGG CCGGTAAATATAATTGATCCGCACTTGGTTTCATCATTTTTTGACCAATACACAAGGGCATACTTGCATGCAACAACTGAATTGGAAAACAGAAGTGCTTGGGTTGCTGACTGTTCCTTGAATATCCAAGTAGCAACAGAACTTGAAGGAAGTGTTTGCTTAATTGAGTATCTTCAGACTCAACATGTTTCAGTTCCTCCAGGAGCACGTATCCAGTATACATTTCCTAAG CTTTCCTTCTACAAGCCCAATTTATGGTGGCCAAATGGCTTGGGAAAGCAATCCCTGTATAATGTCAGTATTACTGTTGATGTCAAGGGATATGGAGAGTCTGATACGTGGGGCCATCTATTTGGTTTTCGCAAGATCGAGTCTCACATAGATAGTGCTACTGGAGGGAG ATTGTTCAAGGTAAATGGGCAGCCTATTTTTATCCGTGGTGGTAACTGGATATTGTCAGACTGTTTGCTACGCCTTTCTAAGGAGCGTTACAAAACAGACATAAAATTTCATGCAGATATGAATCTGAACATGATTCGTTGTTGGGGAGGTGGGTTGGCTGAGAGGCCTGATTTTTATCATTATTGTGATGTTTATGGTCTGCTG GTATGGCAGGAGTTTTGGATTACGGGTGATGTTGATGGAAGAGGTATCCCAGTATCAAATCCTGATGGCCCACTTGACCATGATCTTTTTATGCTATGTGCCAGAGATACAGTCAAGCTTTTAAGGAATCATCCTAGTCTCACTCTTTGGGTTGGTGGAAATGAGcaagttccaccagatgacatcaACACAGCTTTAAAGAATGACCTGAAACTACATCCATTGTTTGAGAGCCACAGTGGAAATGCATTGTCCATTGAAGAAGAGGACCCTAGCCAATATCTGGATGGCACACGTGTTTACATCCAAGGATCCATGTGGGATGGCTTTGCTAATGGAAAGGGAGACTTCACTGATGGCCCCTATGAAATCCAAAATCCTGAAGACTTCTTTAAGGATAACTTTTACAATTATGGTTTTAACCCCGAGGTTGGTTCTGTAGGAATGCCAGTTTCAGCTACTATCAGAGCAACCATGCCTCCAAAGGGGTGGCAAATTCCATTGTTTAAGAAGCTTACCAATGGTTACACCGAAGAAGTTCCAAATCCCATTTGGGAATACCATAAATACATTCCGTATTCGAAACCAGGAAAGGTTCATGACCGGATAGAACTGTATGGGATCCCAAAAGATCTGGATGATTTTTGCTTGAAG GCTCAACTCGTTAACTACGTCCAGTATAGAGCTCTATTAGAGGGATGGAATTCCCGAATGTGGAGCAAATACACTGGGGTTTTGATTTGGAAGACACAGAATCCATGGTCTGGTCTTCGAGGTCAGTTTTATGATTACCTCCTAGACCAGACAGCAGGTTTTTATGGTTGTCGCTGCGCTGCAGAGCCAATTCATGTTCAGCTAAATCTTGCCACATATTTTATAGAG GTTGTAAACACTACATCAGAGGAATTGTCGAATGTTGCCGTAGAAGCATCAGTGTGGGATCTTGAAGGTGCTTGTCCGAGTTATAATGTTTTCGATAAGCTTTCCTTGCCACCGAAGAAAGTAATGTCAATTAGTGAGTTGAACTATCCAAAGTCCGAAAACCCAAAGCCAGTGTACTTTCTGCTTCTCAAACTCTACAACATGTCAAATAATAGCATTATATCCCGAAACTTTTACTGGCTGTATCTTCCTGGTGGAGATTACAAGCTGCTGGAACCATACCGGAACAAGCGAATTCCTCTTCAGATAACATCAAAGACATCTCACAAGGACTCATcttatgaaattgaaatgaacGTACAAAACAAATCCGAGAAGCCTGATCCCAAAATTTTAACCTACAAGAACAATTTTGCTAACAGACATGAAGATGGTGAATTCGATATGGCTTCTCTTGAACCTGTTCATAACAAAACTGAAGAGAAACAGAAGGCTGGTTTATTTCAGAGACTTTACAGACAATTTCCCAGGGAAACTGATGGCTCGAAGATTTCAGAGATAAAGGGATCTGATGTTGGAGTTGCGTTCTTCCTTAAATTTTCCGTTCATGCTTTGAAGACAGATAACAAGGGAGGAGACGACACTAGAATACTCCCAGTCCATTACTCGGATAACTATTTTTCACTAGTTCCTGGTGAGGAGATGTCGATTAAGATGTCATTCGAGGTCCCTCAAGGCGTCACCCCAAGAGTAACACTTGAAGGCTGGAACTACCAATCTGAAGTGCCCACTGTTATTTGA